Within Sphingobium sp. EP60837, the genomic segment GGCTTCGGCTTGAGCAGGCGGCGCGTCTCCTGGCTGTCCTATTGGGCGCGATGATCATCCTTGCCGGGATCAGTACGCACGTCGTCCTGACCTGCGGCGCGTTGATGGTGGCGGGTGCGGCCTGGATGATCCTGGTTGCGCAGTTCAATGTCGCCGTCCAGATGTCCGCCCCCCGCTGGGTCACGGCCCGTGCGCTCGCCTGCTATGGTTCAGCGCTGACCGGCGGTCTTGCGATCGGCGCATGGGGCTGGGGGTCTGTCGCCGCGGCGGTCGGGACGGGGGATGCGATGGTCCTTTCCGGGACCGCAATGGCCTTGAGCGCCTTGTTGGGCTTCGCCATTCCCTTGGCTCGATCCCTGCCCGATGGACTGGAACAAAGCATATTGACCCATCAGCCACAGGTGGGTCTGGCCCTTACCCCCCGCAGCGGCCCTGTTGTTATCGAGATCGACTATCGGGTCGATAGGGACCAGGCGCGGGATTTTTACGCCGCCATCCAGAAATTGCGCAGCGCGCGGCTACGCAGCGGCGCATTTGGCTGGTCGTTAGCGCGCGACATCGCCGACCCGGAGCTATGGACCGAACATTATCACTGCCCGACATGGGGCGATTATCTTCGCCAGCGCGACCGCATGACGATCGCGGACCGCCAGATGGAGGACACCGTCAACATATTCCACAAGGGTGGCAATGAGGGGCGGGTCCGGCGGCGGCTTGAAAGGCCGACGGGCTCCGTGCGGTGGCGCGCAGACACGCCCGATCGCCGGGACGAGGCGATCGATATTTTTCTCCCCTAGATCATGGGGATAGGGGCATGGTGTGCAGCTTTCGTTGTGAATATCGGCGAGCGCGTTAGAGTTCGCCTGTTTCAATGTTGGAGAGCGGCATGCCAAGGCAGGCAAAACGGACGGTTGGGCGTCCCCGGAGGCTGACTCTGGACGCGATCGTCGATGCGGCCTGTGAAGTCGGCATTGCGAAACTGGAAATGAGCCTCGTCGCCGAAAGACTGAACACAGGCGTAGCGACGCTTTACGGCTATGTGCGGGGGCGCGACCATCTCCTTGAACTGGTGGCTCAGCGTCTGGTCGGGCAGGCGCTCATCAAGGATGAAGGGCAAAGCTGGCAGGACATTCTGCGCGAGCATGCGACAATTACATATCGGCTGTTTCGGTCGCTGCCGCATCTCATCACCAATCTGATGGCCAAGGAACCCGAACAACACAATTTCGATTATTCCCGCCGGGTATTGGGCATGCTGGAGGCCAGGGGCATACCGCCGTCGACCGCCGTCTACGCCTATGTCGAGATTAATCAGGTGGTCATCGGCGCGGCGATCAGCATGATGCGACGGGAAGCACTGGAAAGCCTATCCGTGGATGATGAAGGGCGCCACGTGCCCTGGCCTGACATCCTAGGCGATTACCGTCCGACATTGGAACGTATCATTCTGGGCTACGAAGCGGATTTAGGCACCATCGCTATTACTCCGATTACCGTACCTGAATAAGACGGGCTCCAGTGCCGGAAAAAGCCCTTTCACGATTTTCTCCCATTTGGGAGGTTTGATGATTCGCGCCTTCTGTCATTCGAAAGGTCGAAAGGCTGGAAAGACGATGACAGATAGCAAAACGCTCACCCACCTGGCGCGCCTGGAAGCGGAGAGCATTCATATTTTGAGAGAGGTTGTGGCCGAGGCTGAAAAGCCGGTCATGTTGTATTCCGTGGGCAAGGACAGCGCCGTGATGCTGCATCTGGCGCGCAAGGCATTTTATCCCTCGCCCCCGCCATTCCCCCTGCTCCACGTCGATACGACCTGGAAGTTCAAGGCGATGTACGAACTGCGCGACCGCATGGCGCGTGAAAGCGGCATGGAACTCCTGGTTTATCATAACCCCGAAGCCCAAGAACGGGGGATCAATCCGTTCGACCATGGTCCGCTGCATACCGACATGTGGAAGACCGAAGGTCTGAAGCAGGCGCTCGACCTCTATGGTTTTGACGCGGCATTTGGCGGTGCACGCCGCGATGAAGAGAAGAGCCGTGCCAAGGAGCGCATCTTTTCCTTCCGTACGGCGTCGCATGGCTGGGACCCGAAGAACCAGCGGCCGGAGCTGTGGAACCTCTACAACGCCAAGAAGAACAAGGGCGAGAGCATCCGCGTCTTCCCGATCAGCAACTGGACCGAGCTGGACATCTGGCAATATATCCACCTTAACAATGTGCCGATCGTGCCGCTCTATTTCGCGCAGGAACGACCGACCGTGGAGCGTGACGGCATGCTGCTGATGGTGGATGACGATCGCTTCCCGCTGCAGCCCGGCGAGGAGCCTGTGATGCGGTCAATCCGCTTCCGGACGCTTGGCTGCTACCCGCTGACCGGAGCTGTGGAAAGCACGGCGCAGACGCTGCCTGAAGTGATCCAGGAAACGCTGCTGACCACAACGTCCGAACGCCAGGGCCGCGCCATCGACAAGGATGCAGGCGGCGCGGGCATGGAGAAGAAGAAGCAGGAGGGGTATTTCTGACCTGAGCCGTCATCCCAGCGACCCGCAAGGGCGGCGAAGCCAACGCTGGGATTTCAGGCCACCAGAACCTTCCCAAAGATCAACGAGATGCCGGCCTGCGCTGGCATGACGGGACAAGATCAATGACCGACACACTCGACGAACCCATTTACAAGACCGATGCCCTCATCGCCGAAGATATCGACGAATATCTGAAGGTGCATGAGCACAAGACGATGCTGCGTTTCATCACCTGCGGGTCGGTGGACGACGGCAAGTCGACCCTGATCGGCCGCCTGCTTTATGACAGCAAGATGATCTTCGAGGATCAGCTTGCCGCGCTGGAAGCGGACAGCAAGCGCGTGGGCACGCAGGGGCAGGAAATCGACTTTGCGCTGCTGGTCGATGGCCTCGCCGCCGAGCGCGAACAGGGCATCACCATCGACGTGGCCTATCGCTTCTTCGCCACCGAAAAGCGCAAGTTCATCGTCGCCGATACGCCAGGCCACGAACAATATACGCGTAACATGGTGACGGGCGCCTCGACCGCTGACCTCGCCGTTATCCTGATCGACGCGCGCAAGGGCGTGCTGACGCAGACCAAGCGCCACAGCTACCTTGCCCACCTGATCGGCATCCGGAACATCGTACTGGCCATCAACAAGATGGACTTGGTCGATTATGACCAAGCGGTCTATGACGGCATCGTCAAGGATTATACCGAATTCGCTCGCTCGATCGGCATCCAACATTTCGTGCCCATGCCGATTTCGGGTTTCAAGGGCGACAATATCACCGGCCCGTCGGAAAACACGCCCTGGTACAGGGGCCCGGCGCTGATGGCGCATCTGGAGACCGTCGAAGTCAACAGCGCGACCGATGCGGAAAAGCCCTTCCGCATGCCGGTGCAGTGGGTGAACCGCCCGAACCTTGATTTCCGTGGCTTTTCCGGCCTGATCGCGACCGGCACGGTGAAGCCGGGGGACGCCGTGCGCGTGCTGCCTTCGGGCAAGACCAGCACGGTGACGCGCATCGTCACGCTGGACGGTGATCTGGACGAGGCGGTTGCGGGGCAGTCCGTCACGATCTGCTTTGCCGACGAGATCGATTGCTCGCGCGGCGACGTGATCGCGCTCGCAGACAATCCACCCCAGTCAGCCGACCAGTTCGAAGCGACGATCGTCTGGATGGCGGACGAGGAAATGCTGCCGGGGCGTCCTTATTGGCTGAAGGTAGGCACGCAAACTGTCACCGCGACGGTGCAGCAGCCCAAATATCAGGTGAACGTCAACACGATGGAGCATCTGGCGGCCAAGACGCTGGACTTGAATGCCATCGGTGTCGCGAACCTTTCGACCGACAAGCAGATCGTGTTCGAGTCCTATGAGCAGAACCGGACGCTTGGCGGCTTCATCCTAATCGACAAGATCACCAATGCGACCGTGGCTGCGGGTATGCTGCACTTCTCGCTGCGGCGGGCGCAGAATGTTCATTGGCAGGCGACCGACGTTACCCGCGAGTTCCATGCGGGGCTGAAGAACCAGAAGCCTGCGGTGCTGTGGTTCACGGGCCTGTCGGGTGCGGGCAAGTCAACCATCGCCAATCTTGTCGAAAAGAAGCTCGCGCGGATGAACCGCCACACCTTCCTGCTCGATGGCGACAATGTCCGCCATGGCCTCAACAAGGACCTGGGCTTCACCGATGCTGACCGTGTGGAAAATATTCGGCGCGTGGGTGAGGTGGCGAAGCTCATGACCGACGCGGGCTTGATCGTCATCACCGCCTTCATCTCGCCCTTCCGTTCGGAGCGCGAAATGGTGCGGCAGATGATGCAGCCGGGCGAGTTTGTCGAAGTGCATATCGACACCCCGCTGGCCGAAGCTGAGGCACGCGACGTCAAGGGCCTTTACAAGAAGGCGCGGGCTGGGGAGCTGAAGAACTTCACCGGCATCGACAGCCCCTATGAGCCGCCAGAGGATCCGGAAATCCGCATCGATACCACTGGTATGACCGCAGACGAGGCCGCCGACCTCATCATCGCAAGGCTGATCCCATGAGCCAAGAGATGAGCGATGGCGATCTTGCCGCGCACCTCGCCGAGGTCGCAGGAAGGATCCTGATCAACGTCCGCGAATCCGGCCTGTTCAGCGCCAAGGCGTTGGGCAAGGCGGGCGACCAGACGGCGAACCAATTCCTTGTCCATGCCCTGCGCGAAGTGCGTCCGGAGGACGGGCTGCTGTCCGAAGAAGAGAAAGACAATCCCGACCGGCTCGCCAAGAGCCGGGTGTGGATCGTCGATCCGGTCGATGGCACCCGCGAATATGGCGAAGAGCGGTCCGACTGGGCGGTGCATGTCGGCATGGCGGTCGATGGTGAGGCCGTGCTGGGCGCGGTCGCACTGCCGGGCCTGGACCTCACCGGCACTGGCACCGGGACCGTGCTGCGCTCCGATCAGCCGCGTCCGCTGCCGCCTGCGCCCGAAAAACTGCGTATGGTCGTATCGCGCACCCGCCCCGCCAAGGAAGCGGTGGCGGTGGCCGAACGGCTCGATGCGGAGCTGGTGCCCATGGGGTCGGCAGGCGCGAAGGCGATGGCCGTGATATTGGGTCAGGCGGACATCTACCTCCATTCGGGCGGCCAATATGAATGGGACAGCATGGCTCCCGTCGCGGTCGCGCAGGCGCACGGCCTCCATTGCTCGCGCATCGACGGCAGCCCGCTCGTCTATAACCAAAAGGACGTGTATCTGCCCGACCTGCTGATCTGCCGGAAGGAACATGCTCAAAATGTCTTGGGCCTGATCGCGGAGGTACGGATCGACGCCTGAAGAGAGGAACGTGGGATGAGCGTGCTTGAGCCGTTCGACTATGCGCATGACGGTTTAAAGCTGTCGGGCCGCCTCGCGCGGCCCGCCGGTCCTGGCCCTCATCCTGCCGTCCTGGTGATGCATTCGGCTCTTGGCCCCGACCGGCAGACGGGTGAGCGGGCACAGGACCTGGCGAAACTCGGCTATATCGCGCTCGCCACCGACCTGTACGGGCTCGGACTCGCGGGCCCCGACCTCGACTATATGCCGCTATTCCAGCAATATCAGGAACAACCCGATCTGCTGCGCGGCCGTATTCTCGCCGGATATGAAGCCCTTCGCGCGCTCCCAGAAGTGGACGCAGGACGTATCAGCGCGATCGGCTATTGCTTCGGCGGCCAATGCGTACTGGAACTGGCGCGCAGCGGTGCCGACGTGCGATCCGTCGTCAGCTTCCACGGGCTGCTAAGTACCGCCCGGCCAGCCCAACCTGGCAAGGTAAAGGCGCAACTGCTGGTCCTTACCGGCGCGAAGGACCCCTTCGTCCGCGAAGAAGATGTCCGCCGCTTCCAGGAAGAAATGACTGCAGCGCAAGCGGACTGGCAACTCACCATCTATGGTGAGGGCTACCACTCCTTCACCGCCCCCGAAGCGGCGACGTTGAATTTCGAAGGCATCCGCTACGATCCGCTGCTCGACCGCCTGTCCTGGGCCCAGGCCACGGCTTTCCTCGACGCGACGCTGAACAGGCCCGCTACCTAGTCAAGGCGAACTGCACCGATACCGTCGCGCCCAGCGTCAACTCTCCCGGCGCGACCGGGCTCGGCGGCGGCGGCGGAGCAGGCGGCGCGCCAGCCATCCGTCCCGTCACGAAGATGGGCTGAGGATAATAGCCGCCGCCTTCACTGATCGACAGAATGCGTGAAATCCGCAAGCCCGCAGCACGCGCATAGAGTTCGGCGCGCGACCGCGCTTCCTTCACCGCCTCGACCCTTGCCTCGTCAAGCGCCGCCTTGGGCTCATCCAGCGTGAAGGACGGCCCATCCACCTGATTGGCGCCTTCCGAGACCAGCGTGTCGATGATCCGGCCCATCTCGCCTAGCTTGCGCACCCGCACCTGAACATTGTTGCGCGCCTCATAGCCGATGATTCGGGGAGGCTGTGGTGTAACCGGCGCGACATAGGGTTCGCGCGTCATGCGGGCGCGGATTTGCGCTTCCTGTTCCGGATTGGAATATTGCGGCTGCAGCGAAAGCGCCGACGTCTGGATGTCGCGATCCGCGATCCCCGCCCGCTTCAACGCTTTCACGACGTCATCCATGCGCGTTGCATTGGCGGCTAGCGCCTGGCCGCCTGTCTTGCCTTGCGTCACCACGCCCGCTGAAAACATGGCGACATCGGGCACGCGGCGGCTCTGCCCTTCTCCGCTGACGACCAGCAATGTCTCCTCAGGCGTCAGAACCGGGCTCGCTGTCGGAAGCTGCGCCTGGACCGCCGGAGCGACGCTTGCCGCAATGACCAAAAAGGCAAAGCTTTTCATCGGCATTTTCTCCATCATTGTCGAAGCGCAACGTGTGTGTCCGCTTCCGGTTGCAAGGCTTCTTTCATCCATCGCAACTTCGTCGCCCTGCTCGCGTTGAGGGGTCGGAGGCGTGATGAAGATGATGCGACAATCCCCGGCGGGCTGGCTGACCGTCTTCGCTCGACTAGGCTTTGCGGCGAGAGGCTTGGTCTATCTGCTGATCGGCGTGGTCGCGATCGACGCAGCGCTAAACGGCGGGCGACCGAGCGATAACCAAGGGGTAATGGGAACAGTCGCGGATGCGCCCGGCGGCCAATTGTTGCTGCTTCTCTGCGCACTCGGATTTGCCGGTTACGCCTTTTGGCGGCTGACCGAAGCGGCGCTTGATCCCGAACATCGCGGACAAAGCATGAAGGGCAAATTCGAACGCGCCGGCTATGCCTTGAGCGGCATCATTCACATCGGCCTCGCGGCTGCCGCGGTCAGGCTTGCCACGCGCAACTCCCCTTCTCCCAATGGCGCGCCAGGCGATGAAGCCGTCCAGGACTGGTCGGCATGGCTGATGGAACAGCCTGCCGGACCTGTGCTCCTGGGACTCGCCGCGCTGCTGCTGTTCGCGACGGCGGCCGCGCAGGCGATTAAGGCGTATAGGGCGCGGTTCGATGAGCTTGCAGGCGATGTTCCGGCGCCTGACAAGGTGCGTTTGTTGGGCCGCGTCGGCTATGCCGCGCGGGCTCTCGTCTTCGCCCTCATGGGCTGGTTTCTGCTGAACGTGGTCATCCATCATAATCCGGAAGAGGCAGGAGGATTGGGCGCGGCGTTGCGGCATCTGCGCGCGCAGGATCACGGACCCTTGCTGCTGCTGGCCGTCGCGACGGGTCTTGCGCTCTTCGGTGTCTTCAGTCTGGTGGAGGCGCGCTACCGTCACCTCCGTGTCGTCACGCCAAGGATCTGAGCCTATCCCTTGCTTTTGCGAGCGCTCGCCTCCGCCCCGCTGGCG encodes:
- a CDS encoding TetR/AcrR family transcriptional regulator C-terminal domain-containing protein yields the protein MPRQAKRTVGRPRRLTLDAIVDAACEVGIAKLEMSLVAERLNTGVATLYGYVRGRDHLLELVAQRLVGQALIKDEGQSWQDILREHATITYRLFRSLPHLITNLMAKEPEQHNFDYSRRVLGMLEARGIPPSTAVYAYVEINQVVIGAAISMMRREALESLSVDDEGRHVPWPDILGDYRPTLERIILGYEADLGTIAITPITVPE
- the cysD gene encoding sulfate adenylyltransferase subunit CysD; translation: MTDSKTLTHLARLEAESIHILREVVAEAEKPVMLYSVGKDSAVMLHLARKAFYPSPPPFPLLHVDTTWKFKAMYELRDRMARESGMELLVYHNPEAQERGINPFDHGPLHTDMWKTEGLKQALDLYGFDAAFGGARRDEEKSRAKERIFSFRTASHGWDPKNQRPELWNLYNAKKNKGESIRVFPISNWTELDIWQYIHLNNVPIVPLYFAQERPTVERDGMLLMVDDDRFPLQPGEEPVMRSIRFRTLGCYPLTGAVESTAQTLPEVIQETLLTTTSERQGRAIDKDAGGAGMEKKKQEGYF
- the cysN gene encoding sulfate adenylyltransferase subunit CysN, translating into MTDTLDEPIYKTDALIAEDIDEYLKVHEHKTMLRFITCGSVDDGKSTLIGRLLYDSKMIFEDQLAALEADSKRVGTQGQEIDFALLVDGLAAEREQGITIDVAYRFFATEKRKFIVADTPGHEQYTRNMVTGASTADLAVILIDARKGVLTQTKRHSYLAHLIGIRNIVLAINKMDLVDYDQAVYDGIVKDYTEFARSIGIQHFVPMPISGFKGDNITGPSENTPWYRGPALMAHLETVEVNSATDAEKPFRMPVQWVNRPNLDFRGFSGLIATGTVKPGDAVRVLPSGKTSTVTRIVTLDGDLDEAVAGQSVTICFADEIDCSRGDVIALADNPPQSADQFEATIVWMADEEMLPGRPYWLKVGTQTVTATVQQPKYQVNVNTMEHLAAKTLDLNAIGVANLSTDKQIVFESYEQNRTLGGFILIDKITNATVAAGMLHFSLRRAQNVHWQATDVTREFHAGLKNQKPAVLWFTGLSGAGKSTIANLVEKKLARMNRHTFLLDGDNVRHGLNKDLGFTDADRVENIRRVGEVAKLMTDAGLIVITAFISPFRSEREMVRQMMQPGEFVEVHIDTPLAEAEARDVKGLYKKARAGELKNFTGIDSPYEPPEDPEIRIDTTGMTADEAADLIIARLIP
- a CDS encoding 3'(2'),5'-bisphosphate nucleotidase CysQ, producing MSQEMSDGDLAAHLAEVAGRILINVRESGLFSAKALGKAGDQTANQFLVHALREVRPEDGLLSEEEKDNPDRLAKSRVWIVDPVDGTREYGEERSDWAVHVGMAVDGEAVLGAVALPGLDLTGTGTGTVLRSDQPRPLPPAPEKLRMVVSRTRPAKEAVAVAERLDAELVPMGSAGAKAMAVILGQADIYLHSGGQYEWDSMAPVAVAQAHGLHCSRIDGSPLVYNQKDVYLPDLLICRKEHAQNVLGLIAEVRIDA
- a CDS encoding dienelactone hydrolase family protein codes for the protein MSVLEPFDYAHDGLKLSGRLARPAGPGPHPAVLVMHSALGPDRQTGERAQDLAKLGYIALATDLYGLGLAGPDLDYMPLFQQYQEQPDLLRGRILAGYEALRALPEVDAGRISAIGYCFGGQCVLELARSGADVRSVVSFHGLLSTARPAQPGKVKAQLLVLTGAKDPFVREEDVRRFQEEMTAAQADWQLTIYGEGYHSFTAPEAATLNFEGIRYDPLLDRLSWAQATAFLDATLNRPAT
- a CDS encoding SIMPL domain-containing protein, whose translation is MKSFAFLVIAASVAPAVQAQLPTASPVLTPEETLLVVSGEGQSRRVPDVAMFSAGVVTQGKTGGQALAANATRMDDVVKALKRAGIADRDIQTSALSLQPQYSNPEQEAQIRARMTREPYVAPVTPQPPRIIGYEARNNVQVRVRKLGEMGRIIDTLVSEGANQVDGPSFTLDEPKAALDEARVEAVKEARSRAELYARAAGLRISRILSISEGGGYYPQPIFVTGRMAGAPPAPPPPPSPVAPGELTLGATVSVQFALTR
- a CDS encoding DUF1206 domain-containing protein, giving the protein MMRQSPAGWLTVFARLGFAARGLVYLLIGVVAIDAALNGGRPSDNQGVMGTVADAPGGQLLLLLCALGFAGYAFWRLTEAALDPEHRGQSMKGKFERAGYALSGIIHIGLAAAAVRLATRNSPSPNGAPGDEAVQDWSAWLMEQPAGPVLLGLAALLLFATAAAQAIKAYRARFDELAGDVPAPDKVRLLGRVGYAARALVFALMGWFLLNVVIHHNPEEAGGLGAALRHLRAQDHGPLLLLAVATGLALFGVFSLVEARYRHLRVVTPRI